The proteins below are encoded in one region of Winogradskyella helgolandensis:
- a CDS encoding DUF6933 domain-containing protein produces the protein MNYTQIYTTRKLEKTIQKSIVEKNEIENKILGEWVATIFYMDRKKCWLIINKLTTYLLILPDIKTSELKYITKLFTETLHSQLKNDGIAIDYGTLSGIIGEIKLCETNNDRSANSSLNNCMYSIEDWKIDYSSFENLPFRKINSGLNSSPNQMMNWKYPKEVMNETIKAYVQLRV, from the coding sequence ATGAATTACACTCAAATTTATACAACACGAAAACTTGAAAAGACCATTCAGAAATCGATTGTTGAGAAAAACGAAATCGAAAATAAAATTTTAGGCGAATGGGTTGCGACCATTTTTTATATGGACAGAAAAAAATGTTGGTTGATTATAAATAAACTTACTACATATTTGCTAATTCTTCCTGACATAAAAACATCCGAATTGAAGTATATTACGAAACTATTTACCGAAACTCTTCATTCACAACTAAAAAACGACGGAATTGCAATTGATTACGGAACTTTAAGTGGAATAATTGGAGAAATAAAACTTTGCGAAACAAATAATGATAGAAGTGCCAACAGCTCTCTGAATAATTGTATGTATAGTATTGAAGATTGGAAAATTGACTATAGCAGTTTTGAAAATTTACCATTTCGAAAAATTAATAGTGGATTGAACAGCTCACCAAACCAAATGATGAATTGGAAATACCCTAAAGAAGTAATGAACGAAACAATAAAAGCCTACGTACAACTCCGTGTATAA
- a CDS encoding heavy-metal-associated domain-containing protein — protein MENTLKIQNLKCGGCANTIITQLSKLDGISEVQVNNDTDEVSFIASSENDLETVKNKLSQLGYPIDGDANSLPKKAKSFVSCAVGRMTK, from the coding sequence ATGGAAAACACACTAAAAATACAGAACCTAAAATGTGGTGGTTGTGCAAACACCATCATTACGCAATTATCTAAATTAGATGGTATTTCTGAAGTGCAAGTTAATAATGATACCGACGAAGTCAGCTTTATAGCGTCTTCTGAGAACGACCTTGAAACTGTAAAAAATAAATTATCACAATTAGGATACCCTATTGATGGAGATGCGAACTCATTACCAAAAAAGGCAAAATCTTTTGTAAGTTGTGCCGTAGGAAGAATGACGAAGTAA
- a CDS encoding YeeE/YedE family protein, translated as MEYILQPWPWYISGPCIAIVMFLLLYFGRTFGMSSNLRTMCAIGGAGKRVAFFNYDWKSHKWNLVVVLGAIVGGFIAHYVLSNPINMDLSEATVNDLAALGFNDVGQNLLPPELFSWEAILSVKGLSILIIGGFLVGFGTRYAGGCTSGHAITGLSSLQLPSLVAVVGFFLGGLIMIHLIFPILF; from the coding sequence ATGGAATATATTTTACAACCTTGGCCTTGGTATATTTCCGGTCCTTGTATTGCAATCGTCATGTTTCTACTACTCTATTTTGGTAGAACTTTCGGAATGTCTTCTAACCTTAGAACCATGTGTGCTATTGGAGGAGCCGGAAAACGCGTTGCATTTTTTAATTACGACTGGAAAAGTCATAAATGGAACTTAGTTGTTGTGCTAGGTGCTATTGTTGGTGGTTTTATAGCACACTATGTATTATCAAATCCCATAAATATGGATTTAAGCGAAGCTACTGTTAACGACTTAGCAGCACTTGGATTTAACGATGTTGGTCAAAATTTATTACCACCAGAACTATTTAGTTGGGAGGCTATTCTTAGTGTCAAAGGCTTGTCTATTTTAATAATTGGCGGATTTCTTGTTGGTTTTGGAACACGTTATGCAGGTGGCTGTACCTCTGGCCATGCCATAACAGGGTTAAGTAGCTTACAATTACCATCATTAGTTGCGGTTGTTGGTTTCTTCCTTGGAGGCTTAATTATGATTCATCTTATTTTTCCAATACTCTTTTAA
- the prmA gene encoding 50S ribosomal protein L11 methyltransferase, giving the protein MSEIYIGYTFKVNPLQPAVEILIAELGYAGFESFVENEEGVIAYIQKEEWNENILDAIYILSSDEFEISYTFEEIEQTNWNEEWEKNFNPIVVDDLVSVRAPFHEKPDTKFDLIIEPKMSFGTGHHETTHMMIQHILKNDFTSKSVLDMGCGTGVLAILAEKVGATKLDAIDIDNWCYLNSLENVERNDCKHISVYEGDVKLLEGKKYDSIIANINRNILLADISEYAKCLNENGALFLSGFYKEDIPLIEAECNKQMLKLDETLQKGLWVSLKFIN; this is encoded by the coding sequence ATGTCTGAAATATATATTGGTTACACTTTTAAGGTAAATCCTTTACAGCCAGCAGTTGAGATTTTAATTGCGGAATTAGGTTACGCAGGTTTTGAGAGTTTTGTAGAAAATGAAGAAGGGGTTATAGCGTATATTCAAAAAGAAGAATGGAATGAAAATATTCTCGATGCTATTTATATTCTAAGTTCAGATGAATTTGAGATTTCTTATACTTTCGAAGAAATAGAACAAACCAACTGGAATGAGGAATGGGAGAAAAACTTTAATCCTATTGTAGTTGATGATTTGGTTTCAGTACGTGCTCCATTTCATGAGAAACCAGATACTAAATTCGATTTAATTATTGAGCCAAAAATGAGTTTTGGTACAGGGCATCACGAAACAACTCACATGATGATTCAGCATATATTAAAAAACGATTTTACTAGTAAATCAGTTTTAGATATGGGTTGTGGAACAGGTGTTTTGGCCATTTTAGCTGAAAAAGTAGGTGCCACTAAACTCGATGCTATTGATATAGATAACTGGTGTTATTTAAATAGTTTAGAAAATGTAGAACGAAATGATTGTAAACATATTTCGGTTTACGAAGGTGATGTGAAATTGTTGGAAGGTAAAAAGTACGACAGTATTATTGCTAATATTAATAGAAACATATTGTTGGCAGACATCTCAGAATATGCTAAATGTTTGAATGAAAATGGCGCGTTGTTTTTAAGCGGATTTTATAAAGAAGATATTCCTTTAATTGAAGCAGAATGTAATAAACAGATGTTAAAATTAGATGAAACTCTCCAAAAAGGGCTGTGGGTTTCATTAAAATTTATAAATTAG
- a CDS encoding ATP-dependent Clp protease adaptor ClpS, which translates to MTKEKYSEELLLQEEEVTQNEIVLFNDEVNTFDHVINTLIYACDHMPEQAEQCALLVHYKGKCTVKTGAYEDLEPRCSKLLQAGLSAEIV; encoded by the coding sequence ATGACTAAAGAAAAATATTCAGAAGAGCTACTTTTACAAGAAGAAGAAGTAACACAAAACGAAATCGTATTATTTAACGATGAAGTCAACACGTTTGACCATGTTATTAATACACTTATTTATGCTTGTGATCATATGCCAGAGCAAGCAGAACAATGTGCTTTATTGGTGCATTATAAAGGAAAATGTACAGTTAAAACAGGCGCTTATGAAGATTTGGAACCACGATGTTCTAAGCTTTTACAAGCAGGACTTAGCGCTGAAATAGTTTAA
- a CDS encoding Crp/Fnr family transcriptional regulator, producing the protein MISKELLEPFLYLFDSEIIDNIADVAFLKTFQKSDIIIDIGQDLNFIPLLIKGNIKVLREDNHGDELLLYVLESGDTCAMSLTCCMVKSVSKIRAIADEDATVIMIPIENMKLWFNSNESWRNFILQSYQIRFDEMLETIDTLAFMKMDERLFKYLTDQVKLSASTSLEVTHQEIAEDLNTSRVVISRLLKQLERDKKIELGRNKIVVLDF; encoded by the coding sequence ATGATTTCTAAAGAACTACTCGAACCATTTCTCTATTTATTCGATTCCGAAATAATCGATAATATCGCTGATGTTGCGTTTCTTAAAACGTTTCAAAAATCTGATATTATTATTGATATCGGTCAAGATTTAAATTTTATTCCTTTATTAATTAAAGGAAACATCAAAGTTTTAAGAGAAGATAATCATGGTGACGAACTCTTATTGTATGTTTTAGAATCTGGAGATACCTGCGCGATGTCCTTAACGTGCTGTATGGTAAAATCTGTAAGTAAAATTCGTGCTATCGCAGACGAGGATGCCACAGTAATTATGATTCCCATCGAAAACATGAAATTATGGTTTAATTCTAATGAAAGCTGGAGAAATTTCATATTACAGAGTTATCAAATTCGTTTTGACGAAATGTTAGAGACCATTGACACGCTCGCTTTTATGAAAATGGATGAACGTTTATTTAAATACTTAACAGACCAAGTAAAACTATCTGCCTCTACAAGTTTAGAAGTCACACACCAAGAAATTGCCGAAGACTTAAATACATCTCGCGTTGTAATCTCGCGCTTATTAAAACAATTAGAACGCGATAAAAAAATTGAACTTGGAAGAAACAAGATTGTTGTCTTAGATTTTTAG
- a CDS encoding porin, with product MNKYIVGILFLVLSQISIGQENNDIKLSALPYYSYGKGLGITSPDSIFKLNIRFRMQNRLTYLNNEDEEDGYEAMIRRLRLRFDGYVGDPSIIYVIQLSFSPNDVGAIEDGDNLNIIRDAIVFYRPNDHWNIGFGQTKLPGNRQRINSSGALQLTDRSINNSRFNIDRDFGLQVYYLNELQDKFSYNVKTAISTGEGRNWTKEPDNGLAFTGRLELFPFGAFKSNGTLFEGDIKREETPKLMLSGVYHFNNNARRTRGTIGDELFEQRDIQSVLLDAIVKYNGWAFQTAYMNRTTDDAITINPEDALESRYVFAGSGFDAQLSYIFYNNYELVGRYSYQEPHKDIETLTPQTNQYSLGVTKYIWEHALKLQAEITNSELNYFDNSTANDWYVRFQVEIGI from the coding sequence ATGAATAAATATATTGTAGGCATTCTGTTTCTAGTTTTATCTCAAATATCTATTGGGCAAGAGAATAACGACATAAAACTCTCTGCATTACCTTATTACAGCTATGGTAAAGGTTTAGGTATTACCTCTCCAGACAGTATTTTTAAGCTGAATATTCGTTTTAGAATGCAGAACCGTTTAACCTATTTAAATAATGAGGATGAAGAAGACGGTTATGAAGCCATGATTAGACGTTTGCGTTTGCGTTTTGATGGTTATGTCGGTGACCCAAGCATTATTTATGTGATTCAATTATCATTTTCACCAAATGATGTTGGTGCTATTGAGGATGGAGACAACCTTAATATCATCAGAGATGCAATAGTATTTTACAGACCTAACGATCATTGGAATATTGGTTTTGGACAAACCAAATTACCTGGAAACAGACAGCGGATAAATTCCTCAGGTGCTTTACAGCTAACCGATCGTTCTATTAACAATTCGCGATTCAACATTGATAGAGATTTTGGGTTACAAGTCTATTATCTAAATGAATTACAAGACAAATTCTCCTATAACGTAAAAACAGCTATTAGTACTGGTGAGGGACGTAATTGGACAAAAGAACCTGATAATGGCTTAGCCTTTACAGGGAGATTAGAGCTCTTTCCTTTCGGAGCTTTTAAAAGTAATGGAACATTGTTTGAAGGTGATATAAAACGAGAAGAAACCCCCAAATTAATGCTCTCTGGTGTGTATCATTTCAATAATAATGCGCGTAGAACTCGAGGTACCATTGGTGATGAACTCTTTGAACAACGCGATATACAATCCGTATTATTAGATGCTATTGTGAAATATAATGGTTGGGCGTTTCAAACGGCTTATATGAATAGAACTACGGATGATGCAATAACTATTAATCCAGAGGATGCTTTAGAATCGAGATATGTTTTTGCAGGAAGTGGTTTTGATGCTCAATTGAGTTATATTTTTTATAATAATTATGAGCTTGTCGGCCGTTATTCTTATCAAGAGCCTCATAAAGATATTGAAACACTAACTCCACAAACTAATCAATACAGTCTTGGTGTGACGAAATATATCTGGGAACATGCTTTAAAATTACAGGCTGAAATTACCAATAGCGAACTCAACTATTTTGATAACAGCACAGCCAATGATTGGTATGTACGCTTTCAGGTAGAAATTGGTATCTAA
- the tpiA gene encoding triose-phosphate isomerase, whose product MRKHIVAGNWKMNNDLPQTELLLTDLLKQNQTSDAEVMIAPTFTNLWQAFESLRQESIEVIAQNMHFAENGAYTGEISASMLKSIGIKTVILGHSERRAYYNETDESLAKKVDAALANDMRSIFCFGEELQDRKSGNHEAIVEGQIKNALFHLEADAFKNIVLAYEPVWAIGTGETASPEQAQDMHAFIRKTLADKYGNNVADSVSILYGGSVKPNNAKEIFGKPDVDGGLIGGAALNAEDFYAIVNAF is encoded by the coding sequence ATGAGAAAACATATCGTAGCCGGAAACTGGAAAATGAATAACGATTTACCTCAGACGGAACTTTTATTAACCGACTTATTAAAGCAAAATCAAACATCAGATGCTGAGGTTATGATTGCGCCAACGTTTACAAATTTATGGCAAGCGTTTGAATCTTTAAGACAAGAGTCTATAGAGGTTATTGCTCAGAACATGCACTTTGCAGAAAATGGAGCTTATACAGGTGAAATTAGTGCAAGCATGCTAAAAAGTATTGGGATTAAAACCGTTATTCTTGGTCATAGTGAGCGTCGTGCTTATTACAATGAAACAGATGAGTCTTTGGCTAAAAAAGTAGATGCTGCTTTAGCAAATGATATGCGTTCAATTTTTTGTTTTGGAGAAGAATTACAAGATAGAAAATCTGGAAACCATGAAGCGATTGTTGAAGGTCAGATTAAAAATGCACTATTTCATTTAGAAGCTGATGCTTTTAAAAATATCGTTTTAGCTTATGAACCTGTTTGGGCCATTGGTACAGGTGAAACTGCTAGCCCTGAGCAAGCACAAGATATGCATGCATTCATTAGAAAAACTTTGGCGGATAAGTACGGAAATAATGTTGCTGATTCTGTTTCTATCCTTTATGGAGGAAGTGTAAAACCAAATAATGCAAAAGAAATTTTTGGTAAGCCAGATGTTGATGGTGGATTAATTGGTGGTGCAGCACTTAACGCAGAAGATTTTTATGCGATTGTTAATGCATTTTAA
- a CDS encoding IS110 family RNA-guided transposase, producing MKNYKEVVGIDVSKKTLDAYCYQSQVHREFVNDIVGYKSLLKWVLKTTKGVDVFYCFENTGYYSLKLALYLDSRKIIYVEESPLKIKRSSGIVKEKTDKLDAALIARYAWLYREELKPSQVKSKSHLELGRLLALRDLLVRNNAGLKGTLKEMKVLLSSPTTDTGCIVLKRSIDYQEKQVKSIKERIKEIISSDALMSKNYELLTSLKGIGLVVACQLIYHTGNFTRFASWRAFSSYCGTAPFEHRSGTSIYKRKQCHYLGDRKMKSLLSMASVSAIQHDSELRLYYNRKLAEGKDKMLAINNVRNKLIARAFAVVKRGTPYVVLQQYAA from the coding sequence ATGAAAAATTACAAAGAAGTCGTTGGAATCGATGTTTCAAAAAAAACACTAGATGCTTATTGTTACCAATCTCAAGTACACAGGGAGTTTGTTAACGATATTGTAGGATATAAAAGCTTATTAAAATGGGTTTTAAAAACTACAAAAGGAGTTGATGTTTTTTACTGTTTTGAGAATACAGGCTATTATTCGTTAAAATTAGCGCTGTATCTAGATAGTCGAAAGATTATTTATGTAGAAGAAAGTCCATTAAAGATTAAGCGTAGTTCAGGTATCGTTAAAGAAAAGACTGACAAATTAGATGCGGCATTAATAGCTCGTTACGCTTGGCTTTACCGGGAAGAATTAAAACCAAGTCAAGTTAAGAGTAAGTCTCATTTAGAATTAGGTAGATTGCTAGCGTTACGGGATCTACTGGTTAGAAACAATGCAGGCTTAAAAGGGACATTAAAAGAGATGAAAGTACTTTTATCTAGTCCCACAACAGACACAGGTTGTATTGTCTTAAAACGTAGTATTGATTACCAAGAAAAGCAAGTTAAATCGATAAAGGAACGTATAAAAGAGATTATATCTTCTGATGCACTGATGAGTAAGAATTATGAATTGCTAACAAGTCTTAAAGGTATTGGATTAGTTGTTGCCTGTCAGCTTATCTACCACACAGGTAACTTTACACGTTTTGCTAGTTGGCGTGCCTTTTCTAGTTATTGTGGTACAGCACCATTTGAACATCGCTCAGGCACTAGTATTTACAAAAGAAAGCAATGCCATTATTTAGGTGATAGAAAAATGAAGAGTTTGCTAAGTATGGCAAGTGTTTCAGCAATACAACATGATAGTGAATTACGATTATATTACAATAGAAAATTAGCAGAGGGGAAGGATAAAATGCTGGCCATAAATAATGTTAGAAATAAGTTGATAGCTAGAGCGTTTGCCGTAGTAAAAAGAGGAACACCTTATGTCGTTCTTCAGCAATATGCAGCCTAA
- a CDS encoding type II toxin-antitoxin system RelE/ParE family toxin — MAEYKLTNKAVEDLSKIWDYTFEVWSEKQADKYYDGLISDCQEIAENPHLGKNYEGISKQLLGIKVNRHIIFYRNLNENYVEITRILHERMDLKKRIAE; from the coding sequence ATGGCTGAATATAAGTTGACGAACAAAGCTGTTGAGGATTTATCAAAGATTTGGGATTATACCTTTGAGGTTTGGTCGGAAAAACAAGCTGACAAATATTACGATGGACTAATTTCTGATTGTCAAGAAATTGCAGAAAATCCTCATTTAGGAAAAAACTACGAAGGAATATCAAAACAACTTCTTGGAATTAAGGTAAATCGACATATAATTTTTTACAGAAATCTGAATGAAAATTATGTAGAGATAACAAGAATACTGCACGAAAGAATGGACTTAAAGAAAAGAATAGCGGAATAA
- a CDS encoding MBL fold metallo-hydrolase has protein sequence MKIEQLYTGCLAQGAYYIESEGEVAIIDPLREIQQYIDKAKANNAQIKYILETHFHADFVSGHVDLAKETGATIVFGPGATTEYNIHAATDGEELKLGKVTIKVLHTPGHTLESATYLLIDENGKDHAIFSGDTLFLGDVGRPDLAIKSDLTKEDLAAMLFDSLRNKIMPLADDVIVYPAHGAGSACGKNLSKETVGVLGEQKKTNYALRADMTKAEFVKEVLDGIAPPPQYFAKNAMMNKMGYDTFETVLKTGDVALKPEEFEALANHEPALVLDVRTQSDFIKGHIPNSIFIGLNGGFAPWVGALIKDIKQPIVLVVPEGKSTEAVTRLSRVGYDNTLGYLEGGLEAWKNAGKDVETLDSVSVKEFAERAKANSINILDVRKDGEYLSSHIVDAQHLSLDFINEKMNEVSKDKTYYVHCAGGYRSVIAASILKARGFTKLIDVDGGFEAIKETDLKTTDFVCPSTL, from the coding sequence ATGAAGATTGAACAATTATATACTGGCTGTTTAGCACAAGGTGCTTATTATATTGAATCTGAAGGAGAAGTTGCTATAATTGATCCGCTAAGAGAAATACAACAGTATATTGATAAAGCAAAAGCTAATAACGCCCAAATTAAATATATTTTAGAAACGCATTTTCATGCCGATTTCGTTTCTGGTCATGTAGATTTAGCCAAAGAAACTGGTGCAACTATCGTATTTGGACCAGGTGCGACTACAGAATATAACATTCATGCTGCTACTGATGGTGAAGAATTAAAATTAGGAAAAGTAACTATTAAAGTGTTACATACTCCAGGGCATACTTTAGAATCTGCGACTTATTTATTAATAGACGAAAACGGAAAAGATCACGCTATTTTTTCTGGAGACACCTTGTTTTTAGGTGATGTTGGACGACCAGATCTAGCTATTAAATCTGATTTAACAAAAGAAGATTTAGCAGCTATGTTATTCGATTCACTTCGAAATAAAATTATGCCTTTAGCAGATGACGTTATTGTATATCCTGCTCATGGTGCTGGATCTGCCTGCGGAAAAAACCTAAGCAAGGAAACTGTTGGAGTTTTAGGCGAACAGAAAAAAACAAATTATGCCTTGCGCGCAGATATGACCAAAGCTGAATTTGTAAAAGAGGTTTTAGACGGCATTGCTCCGCCACCGCAGTATTTCGCAAAAAATGCCATGATGAATAAAATGGGGTATGACACTTTTGAAACCGTTTTAAAAACAGGGGATGTAGCACTGAAACCAGAAGAATTTGAAGCTTTAGCTAATCATGAACCTGCATTAGTTTTAGATGTGAGAACACAGTCTGATTTCATAAAAGGCCATATTCCGAATTCAATTTTTATTGGTTTGAATGGTGGATTTGCTCCTTGGGTTGGAGCTTTGATTAAAGACATTAAACAACCAATCGTTTTAGTTGTTCCTGAAGGTAAATCTACAGAAGCGGTTACAAGATTATCTCGTGTTGGCTATGATAATACCTTAGGCTATCTTGAAGGCGGATTAGAAGCTTGGAAAAATGCAGGAAAAGATGTTGAAACATTAGACTCGGTATCAGTTAAAGAATTTGCAGAGAGAGCAAAAGCAAATTCGATTAATATTTTAGATGTACGCAAAGATGGTGAGTACCTATCGTCTCATATTGTAGATGCGCAGCATTTATCGTTAGACTTTATCAACGAAAAAATGAACGAAGTAAGTAAAGACAAAACCTACTATGTGCATTGTGCAGGTGGTTATCGCTCTGTAATTGCGGCATCAATTTTAAAAGCAAGAGGGTTCACTAAACTCATAGATGTTGATGGTGGCTTTGAAGCAATTAAAGAAACAGATTTAAAGACAACCGATTTTGTTTGTCCTTCAACTTTATAA
- a CDS encoding sulfite exporter TauE/SafE family protein produces MELLEILGYIGALIVGLVLGLIGGGGSILTVPILVYLLGFSPIAATGYSLFIVGSTALVGTFRNIKKNTIDFKTAIIFAIPSIFTVFMVRRIVVPNLPEELFSIGDFTLTNSLFIMLLFAIIMLLAGWSMIKSKVINSETTIKIFDNSHYFAIGTQAIGIGALAGLVGAGGGFLIVPALVLLVKLPIKKAISTSLFIIAIQSLIGFLGDLNDTTTIDWQFLITFSLISIVGIFIGLALSKKISAKRLKRGFGYFTIIMAVYIIFKELF; encoded by the coding sequence ATGGAACTTTTAGAAATATTAGGTTATATAGGAGCATTAATCGTTGGCTTGGTTTTAGGACTAATTGGTGGAGGTGGCTCTATTTTAACAGTTCCTATTTTAGTTTATCTTTTAGGTTTTAGTCCAATAGCGGCTACTGGCTATTCACTTTTTATAGTAGGAAGCACAGCTTTAGTTGGTACTTTTCGCAATATTAAAAAAAACACTATAGATTTTAAAACGGCCATCATATTTGCAATTCCTTCAATATTTACAGTTTTTATGGTGAGGCGAATAGTAGTCCCTAACTTACCAGAGGAATTGTTTTCAATTGGCGATTTCACACTTACCAATTCACTTTTCATCATGTTGTTATTTGCAATTATTATGCTTTTAGCAGGATGGTCAATGATTAAATCCAAAGTAATTAATAGTGAGACCACTATTAAAATATTTGATAACAGCCATTATTTCGCCATTGGTACACAAGCCATAGGAATTGGTGCTTTAGCTGGCTTAGTAGGAGCTGGCGGAGGATTCCTCATCGTACCAGCTTTAGTTTTATTGGTAAAACTTCCTATCAAAAAAGCCATAAGCACTTCGTTATTTATTATTGCCATTCAATCCTTAATAGGATTTTTAGGCGACTTAAATGATACAACAACCATAGATTGGCAGTTTCTAATAACGTTTAGCCTTATTTCAATTGTTGGAATTTTTATAGGATTAGCACTATCTAAAAAAATAAGTGCCAAACGATTAAAAAGAGGGTTCGGCTATTTTACCATAATAATGGCTGTGTATATCATTTTCAAAGAGCTCTTTTAA
- a CDS encoding DUF6691 family protein codes for MGKYIKFFIVGIFFGIVLVKSEAVSWYRIFEMFKFQSFHMYGIIGTAVITGILLLRLSKTKNIQTTEGSDLRVPLKERGFTRYILGGTIFGLGWALSGACPGPMYILIGTGAFSIIVVIVAALLGTYAYGLLKDKLPH; via the coding sequence ATGGGTAAGTATATAAAGTTTTTTATAGTTGGTATTTTCTTCGGAATTGTTTTAGTTAAATCTGAAGCTGTATCTTGGTATCGTATTTTTGAGATGTTTAAGTTTCAATCCTTTCACATGTATGGTATTATTGGAACTGCAGTCATCACAGGTATTCTATTACTAAGACTCTCTAAAACAAAAAACATCCAAACTACCGAAGGATCAGACCTAAGAGTCCCATTAAAAGAGCGTGGTTTTACTCGCTATATCCTTGGTGGAACTATCTTTGGGTTGGGTTGGGCATTATCTGGTGCTTGTCCTGGACCTATGTATATTTTAATAGGCACAGGAGCTTTTTCTATTATTGTTGTAATTGTAGCAGCCTTATTAGGCACTTACGCGTACGGATTGTTAAAAGATAAATTACCACATTAA
- a CDS encoding cbb3-type cytochrome c oxidase subunit I, which yields MNLLTKRPHIIFLVFAVITFILGFNANGGIDINIHDTYYVISNYHFATLISIIFGIIGLIYWIVKKVNGNLSKRLNLVHVTLTFGGIFLILILNEFFRKSIMEYDFNENLTMVIYLISAIVIFGQIIFPINIISGIIRKQNKT from the coding sequence ATGAACCTATTAACTAAAAGACCACACATTATTTTTCTTGTATTTGCTGTAATCACTTTTATACTCGGATTTAATGCAAACGGAGGAATTGATATAAATATTCACGATACATATTACGTGATTAGTAATTATCATTTCGCAACGCTGATTTCAATTATTTTCGGAATAATCGGACTGATTTATTGGATTGTGAAAAAAGTGAATGGAAACCTCTCTAAACGTCTAAATTTGGTTCACGTTACGCTGACTTTTGGCGGAATTTTTCTGATTCTGATTTTAAACGAATTTTTCAGAAAGTCAATTATGGAATATGATTTTAATGAAAACTTGACAATGGTAATTTATTTGATTTCTGCTATTGTTATTTTTGGACAAATTATATTTCCGATTAATATAATAAGCGGAATAATAAGAAAACAGAATAAAACCTAA
- a CDS encoding PLD nuclease N-terminal domain-containing protein: protein MNYFLAIGTWQLILILAVLFLGILPTIIALVDILKSEFKGNNKIVWVLVVLFFNFFGAILYLLIGREQKIKIEKS, encoded by the coding sequence ATGAATTATTTTTTAGCGATTGGAACTTGGCAACTAATTCTGATATTAGCAGTCTTATTTCTTGGAATTCTACCAACAATAATTGCTCTTGTAGATATTTTAAAAAGCGAGTTCAAAGGGAATAATAAAATTGTTTGGGTATTAGTTGTTTTATTTTTCAACTTTTTTGGTGCGATTTTATATTTATTAATTGGTAGAGAACAAAAAATAAAGATTGAGAAATCATAA
- a CDS encoding type II toxin-antitoxin system ParD family antitoxin, whose amino-acid sequence MNKNTSISLGNYFDQFVQSRISEGRFKNVSEVIRAGLRLLEEEESKVIALKTAIQEGIDSGIAHDFDPKKHLESLKAKKHSNG is encoded by the coding sequence ATGAACAAAAACACATCAATATCACTCGGAAATTATTTCGACCAATTCGTGCAAAGCCGAATTAGTGAAGGAAGATTTAAAAACGTCAGTGAAGTAATTCGTGCTGGATTGAGACTTTTAGAGGAAGAAGAAAGTAAAGTAATTGCTTTGAAAACTGCAATACAAGAAGGAATTGACAGCGGAATAGCTCACGATTTTGACCCAAAAAAGCATCTTGAATCTCTAAAAGCGAAAAAGCACTCGAATGGCTGA